In the Acidovorax sp. A79 genome, one interval contains:
- a CDS encoding acyl-CoA dehydrogenase family protein, whose translation MNAPLTWGQAARALAAEFGARAAVHDRDGSFPHANFAELQQAGLLALAAPRSLGGQGASAAQLAEVVGAIGQGCPATALVLTMQYIQQRGMGRPGSPWPPALAQQLVNESVHEVSLINALRVEPELGSPARGGLPATVARHTAEGWRISGHKVYSTGAPILRWYVVWARTDEATPRTGAFLVRAGLPGIRIEETWDHLGLRASGSHDVHLHDVLIPHAHALDLRLPQDWARGEPAMQAEMTVMLAALYTGVARAARDWLVQFLRERVPASLGAPLATLPRAQEAVGRIEGLLLTNDRLIVSLAHDLDAGTLVPTVDSGLVKTLATRNAIEAVQAALELTSNHGLARKNPLERHLRDVLCGRVHTPQDDSAYVAAGRRALAVGAA comes from the coding sequence GTGAATGCGCCACTGACCTGGGGGCAAGCCGCACGCGCGCTGGCGGCGGAGTTCGGTGCGCGCGCCGCGGTGCACGACCGAGACGGGAGCTTTCCGCACGCCAACTTCGCCGAGCTGCAGCAGGCCGGCCTGCTGGCCCTGGCCGCGCCGCGGTCGCTGGGCGGGCAGGGCGCCTCGGCCGCGCAGCTGGCCGAGGTGGTCGGTGCCATCGGCCAGGGCTGCCCGGCCACGGCGCTGGTGCTGACCATGCAGTACATCCAGCAGCGCGGCATGGGCCGCCCCGGCTCGCCCTGGCCGCCGGCGCTGGCGCAGCAACTGGTGAATGAATCGGTGCATGAGGTCTCACTGATCAACGCACTGCGCGTGGAGCCCGAACTGGGCTCGCCCGCGCGTGGCGGCCTGCCGGCCACGGTGGCGCGGCATACGGCCGAGGGCTGGCGCATCAGCGGGCACAAGGTGTATTCCACCGGCGCGCCCATCCTGCGCTGGTATGTGGTGTGGGCCCGCACGGACGAGGCCACGCCGCGCACCGGCGCCTTCCTGGTGCGAGCGGGCCTGCCCGGCATCCGCATCGAGGAGACCTGGGACCACCTGGGCCTGCGCGCCAGCGGCAGCCACGATGTGCACCTGCACGATGTGCTGATACCCCACGCGCACGCGCTGGACCTGCGCCTGCCGCAGGACTGGGCGCGCGGCGAACCCGCGATGCAGGCCGAGATGACGGTGATGCTGGCCGCGCTGTACACCGGCGTGGCACGCGCCGCGCGCGACTGGCTGGTGCAGTTCCTGCGCGAGCGCGTGCCCGCCAGCCTGGGCGCGCCGCTGGCGACCTTGCCCCGCGCGCAAGAGGCCGTGGGCCGCATCGAAGGCCTGCTGCTCACCAACGACCGCCTGATCGTCAGCCTGGCCCACGACCTCGATGCCGGTACGCTGGTGCCCACCGTGGACAGCGGCCTGGTGAAGACCCTGGCCACGCGCAACGCCATCGAGGCCGTGCAGGCCGCGCTGGAGCTGACCAGCAACCACGGCCTGGCGCGCAAGAACCCGCTGGAGCGCCACCTGCGCGACGTGCTGTGCGGCCGCGTGCACACGCCGCAGGACGACAGCGCCTATGTTGCCGCGGGCCGCAGGGCGCTGGCCGTGGGGGCCGCATGA
- a CDS encoding class II aldolase/adducin family protein, with product MSAVLQPLPTAQLALNPAPRRKDWFDAPAARPTAQAERRHRQETLAVAFRLFAQQGFNYGLAGHITARDPEWTDHFWVNPLGLHFSQIKVSDLLLVNAAGEIVVGQGPLNRAAFAIHAALHETRPDIVAAAHTHSTYGKAWSSLGRKLDALTQDSCIFYEDHALFDDFTGVVLETDEGFRIGEALGAQKAVILQNHGILTAGPSVEAAAWWYIALENACQAQLLAEAAGTPKPIPHEIALRTHAQIGGPGGAQFAFKSLFDIIVRDQPEVLQ from the coding sequence TCCAACCCCTGCCCACCGCCCAGCTCGCCCTCAACCCCGCGCCCCGGCGCAAGGACTGGTTCGACGCCCCGGCGGCCCGCCCCACTGCGCAGGCCGAGCGCCGCCACCGGCAGGAGACGCTGGCCGTGGCCTTCCGGCTGTTTGCGCAGCAGGGCTTCAACTACGGGCTGGCCGGCCACATCACCGCGCGCGACCCGGAGTGGACGGACCACTTCTGGGTGAACCCTCTGGGCCTGCATTTCTCGCAGATCAAGGTGTCCGACCTGCTGCTCGTGAACGCTGCCGGCGAGATCGTGGTGGGCCAGGGCCCGCTGAACCGCGCGGCGTTCGCCATTCACGCCGCGCTGCACGAGACGCGGCCGGACATCGTGGCCGCCGCTCACACGCATTCGACCTACGGCAAGGCCTGGTCGTCGCTGGGCCGCAAGCTTGACGCGCTCACGCAGGACTCGTGCATCTTCTATGAAGACCACGCGCTGTTCGACGACTTCACCGGCGTGGTGCTGGAGACCGACGAAGGTTTCCGCATCGGCGAAGCCCTGGGCGCGCAAAAGGCCGTCATTTTGCAGAACCACGGCATCCTGACGGCGGGCCCGTCGGTGGAGGCTGCCGCGTGGTGGTACATCGCCCTGGAGAACGCCTGCCAGGCCCAGCTGCTGGCCGAAGCCGCCGGCACCCCCAAACCCATCCCGCACGAGATCGCGCTGCGCACGCATGCGCAGATCGGCGGGCCGGGCGGTGCGCAGTTCGCGTTCAAGAGCCTGTTCGACATCATCGTGCGCGACCAGCCCGAGGTGCTGCAGTGA
- a CDS encoding NAD(P)-dependent oxidoreductase, whose translation MSAVLAAHDPGSGTVDARDDDDANAGADRWVVLNQAGPEADALLEVAGLPVVLAADDADVPAWDRAADVDILFTGPRNGWRHAPATAPAGWPGRLKWVQVASAGIDFFPPWLLQVPQVTCSRGVAAVPIAEYVLTALLTHQRAWDTLQVSGAGPWRETFARVDQHLPGTLQARALGIAGYGAIGREVARLARAFGMQVTVLRRGGAQVQGDDGVRTVGSIEQLLAASDHLVLALPITAQTYHLINAATLAHARPGQHLVNIARGALVDPQALLQVLDSGRLSGATLDVTDPEPLPDGHPLYSHPRVRITPHVSWAAQGAAQLTAHKFVANLARHVAGEPLEDVVDGARGY comes from the coding sequence ATGAGCGCGGTGCTGGCTGCGCACGATCCTGGCAGCGGCACGGTCGATGCACGTGACGACGATGATGCCAACGCAGGTGCCGACCGCTGGGTCGTTCTGAACCAGGCAGGCCCGGAGGCCGATGCGCTGCTGGAGGTCGCGGGCCTGCCCGTGGTGCTGGCGGCCGACGATGCCGATGTGCCCGCCTGGGATCGCGCGGCCGATGTGGACATCCTCTTCACCGGCCCGCGCAACGGCTGGCGCCATGCGCCGGCCACCGCCCCCGCAGGCTGGCCCGGGCGGTTGAAATGGGTGCAGGTGGCGTCGGCCGGCATCGACTTCTTTCCGCCCTGGCTGCTGCAGGTGCCGCAGGTCACCTGCTCGCGCGGCGTGGCGGCCGTGCCCATTGCCGAATATGTGCTGACCGCGTTGCTGACGCACCAGCGCGCATGGGACACGCTGCAGGTATCTGGCGCCGGGCCGTGGCGCGAGACGTTTGCGCGGGTGGACCAGCACCTGCCCGGCACGCTGCAGGCGCGCGCGCTGGGCATCGCGGGCTACGGCGCCATCGGGCGCGAGGTGGCGCGGCTGGCGCGGGCATTCGGAATGCAGGTGACGGTGCTGCGACGCGGCGGAGCGCAGGTGCAGGGCGATGATGGCGTGCGCACGGTCGGCTCCATCGAGCAGCTGCTCGCGGCCTCGGACCACCTGGTGCTGGCCCTGCCGATCACCGCGCAGACCTACCACCTTATCAACGCCGCCACGCTGGCGCACGCCAGGCCCGGGCAGCACCTGGTGAACATTGCACGCGGTGCGCTGGTGGACCCGCAGGCGCTGCTGCAGGTGCTGGACAGCGGGCGCCTGTCCGGCGCCACGCTGGACGTGACCGATCCCGAGCCCCTGCCCGACGGCCACCCGCTGTACAGCCACCCGCGCGTGCGGATCACGCCCCATGTGTCATGGGCGGCGCAGGGCGCAGCGCAGCTGACGGCCCACAAGTTCGTGGCCAATCTGGCGCGCCATGTGGCGGGGGAGCCGCTGGAAGACGTGGTGGACGGGGCGCGGGGCTACTGA